The genomic region TGCCGCGGGTGGCGATGTTCTCTTTGACGGTGACCGGTACGCCGTCGAGCGGGCCGGCCGGTTCGCCGCGCCGCCAGCGGGCCTCGGACCCGCCCGCTGCCTCGCGAGCCGCGGTCGGATCGAACGCATAGGTGGCAGCCAGCTTCGGCTCGAGCTCCTCGACCCGGGCGATCACGGCGTCGATGACCTCAACGGGAGAGAGCGCTTTCTCGCGGTAGTGCGCGATCAGCTCGACCGCGGTGAGGTCGGCGGGGTTCTCGGTCATGCGCGGCTCCAGCGGTTCGATGGTCCGGGCGGTCGGTCAGGGGGGCTCGGCGACGCGGTCAGTTCGGTGGGTCGAAGCGGCCGTCGATCGCGGTCCAGCCGCCGTCGACGGGCAGGACGGAGCCGGTGACGAACGTCGACGCGTCGGAGGCGAGGTAGACGACGGCGCCGGCGAGCTCGTCGGGCGTGGCCCAGCGAGCGAGCGCGCTCTTCGCGGCGTAGGCGGCGTACCAGTCGGGGTCGGCCTTGATCTGCTCGGTGAGCGGGGTCTCGACAACACCGGGGGCGATCGCGTTCACCCGGACGCCGCTGGGGCCGAACTCGGCGGCGGCGGTGCGCAGCAGCTGGACGAGACCGGCTTTGGTTGCCGCGTACACCGACTGTCCGGGCTCGACCGTCGTCGCCCGGATCGAGCTGAAGCCGATGATGCTGCCACGACCGCGTTCGGTCATCGGCCGGCCGAACGCGCGGATCAGGTCGAACGACGCCCGGAGGTTGAGCGCGACGACGCGGTCGAACTCGTCGCCGGAATAGTCGAGGATCCGCTTCCGTACGTTCGTGGCGGCGGTGAAGACCAGGACGTCGACGTCACCGAGCTCCTGGGCTGCCGCGGACACCGCGTCCGGGTCGAGCACGTTCAGCTCGTACGCCGTGAGCTTGCCGCTGGTCGGCTTACCGGCGGTGTGCCGATCCGTTGGCTGGGGGGTCAGCGCGGAGCCGGTGCTGCTTTCCGCTGCCTTGGGGGTCGGCGCGGAGCCGGTGCTGCTTTCCGCTGCCTTGGGGGTCGGCGCGGAGCCGGTGCTGCTTTCCGCTGGCTGGGTGGTGGTGGAGCTGCTGCCGAGTTCGGCTGTTTGCTGGGCGGCCGGGAGGTTCTGGTCGGCGCAGGTGACGTGGGCGCCTTGGGCTGCCAGGGCGAGGGCGGCTTCGCGGCCGATGCCGCTGCCGGCGCCGACGACCACGGCGTGCCGGCCGTCGAGGCGGAACAGGTGCGCGTAGTCGCGGGTCACAGGCACCTCTCAGAGGTTCGGGCGGATGATCGCCATCCGGGTGGTGGTGAGTTCCTCGATCGCGAAGCGGGGACCTTCCCGGCCGGTGCCGGAGTCCTTGACGCCGCCGTACGGCATCACGTCCGACCGGAAGCCCGGCACCTCGTTGATCACCACTCCCCCGACGTCGAGCTGGTCGATGGCGGCGAACGCGATGGCGAGCGAGGACGTGTAGACGCTGGCGTGCAGGCCGTAGCGGGTCTCGTTGACGGTTCGGAGCGCGGTCGCGAGATCCGGGACCGAGCGGATCGCGATCACGGGGCCGAAGATCTCCTCGTCCCAGGCACGCTGGCCGTGCGGGAGGTCGAGCAGCACGGTCGGGCCGACGATCGGGCGACCGTTGCTAGGAGCAACCTCCGTACGGTGGACCAGGGTGGCCCCGGCGGTGACGGCGTCGTCGATCCAGTCGTTCACCCGGGCGGTGGAGCGTTCGTCGATCAGCGCGGAAACCCGGGTTGCGGGATCTCGGGGATCGCCGACCACCACCGCGTCCAGGCGCGGAGTCAGCTCGGCGAGCAAGGCGGCGCGGACCGACTCGACCACGATGACGCGCTGGACACTGATGCAGGCCTGGCCGGATGCGTAGTACCCACCCCGTACGACGGCGTCGGCGGCCGCGGCCAGGTCGGCGTCCTCGGCGACGACGAGGGCGGAGTTGGAGCCGAGTTCGAGCAGGACCTTCGTGGGGGCGGCGTCGCGGGCGATCTGGTGACCGACGGCGGCCGAACCGGTGAAGGAGACGGCGCCGATCCGCCGATCCGTGGTGAGCGTGGAACCGACCTCCACTCCCCCGGTGACCAGCTGTACGGCGGACGCGGGGCCACCGGCGGCGATGAGCGCTTCGCGGACGAGGTGGACGAGCCAGAGCGTGGCGAACGGAGTCTGCGGAGCGGGCTTGACGATCACCGGGCAACCGGCCGCGAGAGCAGGAGCGAGCTTGTGCGCGGCGAGCAGCAGCGGATAGTTGAACCCGGTGATGCCGATGACGACGCCGATCGGCTTGCGGACCCAGAACCCGATCAGGCCGTCGCCGCTCGGGAGGAGATCGAGCGGAACGGTTTC from Kribbella flavida DSM 17836 harbors:
- a CDS encoding SDR family NAD(P)-dependent oxidoreductase, encoding MPVTRDYAHLFRLDGRHAVVVGAGSGIGREAALALAAQGAHVTCADQNLPAAQQTAELGSSSTTTQPAESSTGSAPTPKAAESSTGSAPTPKAAESSTGSALTPQPTDRHTAGKPTSGKLTAYELNVLDPDAVSAAAQELGDVDVLVFTAATNVRKRILDYSGDEFDRVVALNLRASFDLIRAFGRPMTERGRGSIIGFSSIRATTVEPGQSVYAATKAGLVQLLRTAAAEFGPSGVRVNAIAPGVVETPLTEQIKADPDWYAAYAAKSALARWATPDELAGAVVYLASDASTFVTGSVLPVDGGWTAIDGRFDPPN
- a CDS encoding aldehyde dehydrogenase family protein; translated protein: MTPTDPSHAASGRTSPPAADSPPDPSPSTHPGSSSSVSPDSPDTARRSLSFPSGLPIGDSWVETPTTAPVLFPYDGSVVADAPVGDIPLAQQALENALSVRSETGRLPSHLRRSALQGALSAISAHRDAFIDLLVLETGKPLVDCRVELDRTLLTLQTAAEEVARLHGETVPLDLLPSGDGLIGFWVRKPIGVVIGITGFNYPLLLAAHKLAPALAAGCPVIVKPAPQTPFATLWLVHLVREALIAAGGPASAVQLVTGGVEVGSTLTTDRRIGAVSFTGSAAVGHQIARDAAPTKVLLELGSNSALVVAEDADLAAAADAVVRGGYYASGQACISVQRVIVVESVRAALLAELTPRLDAVVVGDPRDPATRVSALIDERSTARVNDWIDDAVTAGATLVHRTEVAPSNGRPIVGPTVLLDLPHGQRAWDEEIFGPVIAIRSVPDLATALRTVNETRYGLHASVYTSSLAIAFAAIDQLDVGGVVINEVPGFRSDVMPYGGVKDSGTGREGPRFAIEELTTTRMAIIRPNL